The Pseudomonas viciae genomic interval CAAAGTGCTGGGTTCCTACCCCAAGGCAGTTCTTTAAGGGCGGATAGCAAATGAGTGGCAACTTCCTCGCCCTGGCACAGCCAGGCGTGCAACAACTCTCGCCTTACGTTCCGGGCAAGCCTGTGGATGAGCTGGCTCGTGAGCTGGATCTGGACCCGGCCAGCATCGTCAAATTGGCCAGCAACGAAAACCCGCTGGGCGCGAGCCCCAAGGCGCTGGCGGCGATCCGCGATGAGCTGGCTGAGCTGACCCGTTACCCTGATGGCAACGGTTTCTCGCTCAAGAGTCTGCTGGCCGAGCGCTGTGGCGTGGAGCTGAACCAGGTGACCCTGGGCAACGGTTCCAATGACATCCTCGAGCTGGTGGCGCGGGCCTATCTGGCACCGGGCCTCAATGCGGTGTTCAGCGAGCACGCGTTTGCGGTCTACCCGATCGCGACCCAGGCCGTCGGTGCCGACGCCCATGTGGTTCCGGCCAAGAATTGGGGGCACGATCTGCCGGCCATGCTGGCTGCCATCGACGCCAACACCCGTGTGGTCTTCATTGCCAACCCGAACAATCCGACTGGCACTTGGTTCGACGCCCAAGCGTTGGACGATTTCCTGCAGGATGTGCCCGAGCACGTGCTGGTGGTGCTGGATGAGGCCTACATCGAATACGCCGAAGGCAGCGACTTGCCCGATGGCTTGGACTTCCTCGCGGCCTACCCGAACCTGCTGGTCTCGCGCACCTTCTCCAAGGCCTATGGCCTGGCCTCGCTGCGAGTCGGCTACGGCCTGTCCACCGCTGTGGTGGCCGATGTGCTGAATCGCGTGCGCCAGCCGTTCAACGTCAATAGCTTCGCCTTGGCCGCTGCCTGCGCCGCCTTGCAGGATGACGCCTATCTGGCCGAAAGCCGTCGTTTGAACGAGGCTGGCATGCAGCAACTGGAAGCCGGGTTCCGTGAGCTGGGCCTGAGCTGGATTCCATCCAAAGGCAATTTCATCTGCGTCGACCTCGGGCGTGTCGCGGCGCCGGTGTTCCAGGGCTTGTTGCGCGAAGGCGTGATCGTGCGTCCGGTGGCCAATTACGGCATGCCGAACCACCTGCGCATCACCATTGGCCTACCAGCGGAAAACAGCCGTTTCCTTGAGGCGTTGAGCAAGGTTCTGGCTCGTGGTTGATGTCACTTCACTGCAACCTGTTGCCCCTATGATCGGTCGCCTGGTAGTGGTCGGCCTGGGGTTGATTGGCGGTTCGTTTGCCAAGGGGCTGCGCGAAAGCGGCCTGTGCCAAGAGGTGGTCGGTGTCGATCTG includes:
- the hisC gene encoding histidinol-phosphate transaminase, producing the protein MSGNFLALAQPGVQQLSPYVPGKPVDELARELDLDPASIVKLASNENPLGASPKALAAIRDELAELTRYPDGNGFSLKSLLAERCGVELNQVTLGNGSNDILELVARAYLAPGLNAVFSEHAFAVYPIATQAVGADAHVVPAKNWGHDLPAMLAAIDANTRVVFIANPNNPTGTWFDAQALDDFLQDVPEHVLVVLDEAYIEYAEGSDLPDGLDFLAAYPNLLVSRTFSKAYGLASLRVGYGLSTAVVADVLNRVRQPFNVNSFALAAACAALQDDAYLAESRRLNEAGMQQLEAGFRELGLSWIPSKGNFICVDLGRVAAPVFQGLLREGVIVRPVANYGMPNHLRITIGLPAENSRFLEALSKVLARG